The genomic interval AGAAGATGGATTGGACTCATGAAGTAATTGACCTCCCATGGCTAGCAAATATCAGTAATTCTAGCCTGAATACCAATGAAAAAATCCCAGAACTTTCTGCTGAAGATTTAGATAACTTAAAAATAAGTCAAGAAAGTGCCAGTAGTGTTTGGGTTCCAGCAAGAAACACTGTTTTTACATCAATTGCATTGTCTTATGCTGAAAGTATTGGTGCAAGTTCAATAATTGTTGGTTGGAATGGTGAAGAGGGAGCAACATTTCCAGATAACTCAAAAGGATATATGAAAAAATTTAATGAACTGATCAAAGAAGGTTCACCTGAAAATATTAGAATTGAAGCACCATTAATTGATTTAGATAAAGAAGAAATTGTTA from Methanobrevibacter gottschalkii DSM 11977 carries:
- the queC gene encoding 7-cyano-7-deazaguanine synthase QueC, with translation MKKAISIFSGGLDCTVATSVFSKSHKIHAITFNYGQKAFKRELKASKEICKKMDWTHEVIDLPWLANISNSSLNTNEKIPELSAEDLDNLKISQESASSVWVPARNTVFTSIALSYAESIGASSIIVGWNGEEGATFPDNSKGYMKKFNELIKEGSPENIRIEAPLIDLDKEEIVKLGVEYDAPMELSYSCYKGKKKQCGICESCMRRKRAFKNLGIKDKSEYEN